Proteins encoded by one window of Bacillus sp. DTU_2020_1000418_1_SI_GHA_SEK_038:
- the acsA gene encoding acetate--CoA ligase, with translation MKVEAIPATQGNYNLQNYEETYNQFDWAEGEKVFSWHETGRINMAYEAIDRHAESFRKNKIALYFREGLRNEKYTFKEMKELSNKAGNVLKTYGDVEKGDRVFIFMPRSPELYFAALGTIKLGAIVGPLFEAFMEGAVRDRLEDSEAKVLITTPELLKRVPVDELPALKTIFLVGEGIEEEGPYIDFNKKLAEASNKLSIEWVERTDGMILHYTSGSTGKPKGVLHVHNAMIQQYHTARWVLDMKEEDVFWCTADPGWVTGTSYGMFGPWLTGTSNLIVGGRFNPESWYKMIEEYGVSIWYSAPTAFRMLMGAGDEVVKKFDLSSLRHIVSVGEPLNPEVVKWGMKVFHLRIHDTWWMTETGALLICNYPCMEIKPGSMGKPVPGVVAAIVDDQGNELPPYRMGNLAIKKGWPAMMHAIWNNKEKYESYFMPGDWYVSGDSAYMDEDGYLWFQGRVDDVIMTSGERVGPFEVESKLLEHPAVAEAGVIGKPDPVRGEIIKAFIALLDGYEASDELVEDIRQFVKKGLAAHAAPREIEFRDKLPKTRSGKIMRRVLKAWELNLPTGDLSTLED, from the coding sequence ATGAAAGTGGAAGCCATACCAGCAACACAAGGGAATTATAATTTACAAAATTACGAAGAAACGTACAATCAGTTTGATTGGGCAGAAGGTGAGAAAGTATTCTCCTGGCATGAAACTGGCCGGATCAATATGGCTTATGAGGCTATCGACCGCCATGCAGAATCCTTCCGAAAAAATAAAATTGCTCTGTATTTCCGTGAAGGCTTAAGAAATGAAAAATATACATTTAAGGAAATGAAGGAGCTTTCTAATAAAGCAGGTAATGTATTAAAAACATACGGTGATGTTGAAAAAGGAGATCGAGTGTTCATCTTTATGCCGCGTTCACCTGAGCTTTATTTTGCAGCATTGGGTACGATTAAACTTGGTGCGATTGTCGGTCCGCTTTTCGAAGCGTTTATGGAAGGAGCCGTTCGAGACCGTTTAGAGGATAGTGAAGCGAAAGTTCTTATTACAACACCTGAATTACTAAAACGTGTTCCTGTCGATGAGCTTCCAGCTCTAAAAACTATTTTTCTAGTAGGAGAAGGAATTGAAGAAGAAGGGCCTTATATTGATTTTAATAAAAAATTAGCAGAAGCTAGCAATAAACTTTCTATTGAATGGGTAGAACGGACAGATGGAATGATCCTGCACTATACTTCCGGTTCTACTGGTAAGCCGAAAGGTGTTTTACATGTCCATAATGCCATGATTCAGCAATACCATACGGCAAGATGGGTTCTTGATATGAAGGAAGAAGATGTCTTCTGGTGTACGGCAGATCCAGGCTGGGTCACTGGAACTTCCTACGGAATGTTTGGACCTTGGCTAACAGGAACATCTAATTTAATTGTTGGTGGAAGATTTAACCCGGAATCCTGGTATAAGATGATTGAAGAGTATGGGGTGTCCATCTGGTACAGTGCACCTACAGCATTTAGGATGCTGATGGGAGCTGGAGACGAGGTTGTTAAGAAGTTTGATTTAAGCAGTCTGCGCCATATTGTTAGTGTTGGAGAGCCTTTAAACCCTGAAGTAGTAAAGTGGGGAATGAAGGTATTCCATTTAAGAATCCATGATACGTGGTGGATGACTGAAACAGGAGCTTTATTAATCTGCAACTATCCTTGCATGGAAATTAAACCTGGATCAATGGGTAAGCCTGTACCAGGGGTTGTAGCTGCCATTGTTGATGATCAAGGAAATGAACTGCCTCCATACCGCATGGGCAACCTTGCAATTAAAAAGGGCTGGCCAGCCATGATGCATGCGATTTGGAATAATAAAGAGAAATATGAATCTTATTTCATGCCTGGTGACTGGTATGTCTCGGGTGATTCAGCATATATGGATGAAGATGGCTACTTATGGTTCCAAGGCCGTGTGGATGATGTTATTATGACATCTGGTGAAAGGGTAGGGCCATTTGAAGTGGAGAGCAAGCTATTAGAGCATCCAGCTGTAGCAGAAGCTGGTGTCATAGGGAAGCCGGATCCTGTTCGCGGTGAAATTATTAAGGCCTTCATTGCGTTGCTGGATGGATATGAAGCATCTGATGAGCTAGTTGAAGATATTCGTCAATTTGTGAAAAAAGGACTTGCTGCTCATGCTGCTCCACGCGAAATAGAATTTCGAGATAAACTTCCGAAAACAAGAAGCGGAAAAATTATGCGCCGTGTCTTAAAGGCTTGGGAGCTAAACTTACCTACTGGTGACCTTTCCACTCTGGAAGACTAA
- a CDS encoding transglycosylase domain-containing protein, whose protein sequence is MKENQNIKDKWKSWLGLLTNKKAAKGASISFQVAWNLILLFIIIIVIVGSFAGGVGAGYFASLVKNEKIRPYEKMKKDIYNYEETSDLYFTDNVYLGKLRTDLDREEVKLENVSQYLIDAVIATEDEYFYEHDGVVPKAIMRALFQEVTNSAVQTGGSTLTQQLIKNQLLTNEVSFERKAKEILLALRLEKFFDKKEILEAYLNVSTFGRNSSGRNIAGVQAAAKGVFGVNAKDLNIPQAAFIAGLPQSPFGYTPYTQGGELKKPEGIEPGLTRMKTVLNRMYDDGRLTQKQYEDALAYDITKDFIPRVESTVEKYPYLTFEIEKRAKEILAGILAKEDGYTEEDLKNDKELENEYKILADRNLRQNGYQIHTTIHKGIYDAMQVAKDNFALYGSDKIEIIEDPETKEKKEIVEPVQVGAILIENSTGKILSFVGGRDHNLKQVNHATDTLRSNGSTMKPLVVYAPALELGEVAPGSVIPDVEVFLDPHRPNVPYPNNYDKRYSGLVSARYALAMSYNVPAMLTYRTIIDKRPAQYLEKMGFTSVIENDYTTNSLALGGITNGVTVEENVNAFGTFANSGNFVDAYMIEKIIDKSGKIIYQHEVKPVEVFSPQTAYLTIDMMRDVINQGTAGSLKGRLKFSSDWAGKTGTGQDLKDSWFVAINPKISFGVWNGYDTPKSLELRYKGVHHGPRNVYLWADLINAAYDAAPELVATNQQFQMPGGIVRRSYCAASGLLPSDACSKAGLVTTDWYNAKFLPTQADDSFADGKYVLIGNKRYQALDNTPEEFIHSGVAISPKIFEDKYGISIKDVSQLIPNKDKWQGLLVADSKLEENGKAPGAPSISQSNSTIVWGTHAENDVIGYRIYQKSGESVKKVGSISAGDSLSFQAQNGEFYVTAVDIAGKESAPSNIIQIGQPAETPTNTENPAQPPKEENPKDPPGDGNSNGDGNGGNPEAPPTEEI, encoded by the coding sequence TTTATAACTATGAAGAAACATCCGATTTGTATTTTACAGACAATGTTTACCTTGGAAAGCTTCGAACAGATTTGGACAGGGAAGAGGTCAAGCTTGAGAATGTATCCCAGTATTTAATAGATGCAGTGATTGCGACAGAGGATGAATATTTTTATGAGCATGATGGAGTTGTTCCTAAGGCAATTATGCGTGCTCTCTTTCAAGAAGTAACGAATTCCGCAGTTCAAACAGGGGGAAGTACACTTACACAGCAATTAATAAAAAATCAGCTGTTAACAAATGAAGTATCTTTTGAAAGGAAAGCGAAAGAAATTTTACTTGCCCTTCGCTTAGAAAAGTTTTTTGATAAAAAAGAGATTTTGGAAGCCTATTTAAATGTCTCCACCTTTGGCAGAAATTCATCTGGCAGAAACATCGCTGGTGTTCAAGCAGCAGCTAAAGGGGTTTTTGGAGTGAATGCAAAGGATTTAAATATACCCCAGGCCGCTTTTATTGCAGGACTTCCTCAAAGCCCATTTGGCTATACCCCCTATACACAGGGCGGGGAATTGAAGAAGCCTGAGGGCATTGAGCCAGGTCTTACAAGGATGAAAACGGTTTTAAACAGAATGTATGATGACGGAAGGCTGACACAGAAGCAATATGAAGATGCATTAGCCTATGATATTACTAAGGATTTTATACCTCGTGTTGAAAGTACTGTAGAGAAGTATCCGTATTTAACATTTGAGATAGAGAAGCGGGCTAAAGAGATTTTGGCCGGCATCCTCGCCAAAGAAGATGGCTATACTGAGGAAGACTTGAAGAATGATAAAGAGCTGGAAAATGAATATAAAATATTAGCCGATCGAAATCTTCGTCAAAACGGTTATCAGATTCATACAACTATTCATAAGGGTATTTACGATGCGATGCAAGTAGCAAAAGATAATTTTGCCCTTTATGGAAGCGATAAAATTGAAATAATCGAAGACCCTGAAACGAAGGAAAAGAAAGAAATAGTAGAGCCTGTTCAGGTAGGTGCCATTCTCATTGAAAACAGCACTGGCAAAATCCTATCCTTTGTTGGCGGAAGAGACCATAACCTTAAACAGGTAAACCATGCAACAGATACTTTAAGATCGAACGGATCAACAATGAAGCCTCTCGTAGTATACGCACCCGCATTGGAGCTGGGAGAGGTCGCGCCGGGATCTGTTATTCCCGATGTAGAGGTGTTTCTGGACCCTCATCGCCCAAATGTACCGTACCCAAATAACTATGATAAAAGATACAGTGGACTGGTCTCTGCGCGCTATGCTCTAGCGATGTCTTATAATGTTCCTGCCATGTTGACGTATCGGACTATTATTGATAAGCGGCCAGCTCAATACCTAGAGAAAATGGGCTTTACTTCTGTTATCGAAAATGACTATACAACCAACTCGCTAGCTCTTGGCGGAATTACAAATGGGGTAACCGTTGAAGAGAATGTAAATGCCTTTGGCACCTTTGCAAATAGCGGAAACTTTGTGGATGCTTACATGATTGAAAAAATCATAGATAAGTCTGGAAAAATTATTTATCAGCATGAAGTAAAGCCGGTTGAAGTTTTCAGCCCGCAAACTGCTTATTTGACCATTGATATGATGAGAGATGTGATCAATCAAGGGACAGCAGGTTCTTTAAAAGGCCGGTTAAAGTTTAGTTCAGACTGGGCTGGTAAAACTGGTACAGGTCAGGATTTAAAAGATTCCTGGTTTGTAGCTATTAATCCAAAAATTAGCTTCGGTGTCTGGAATGGATATGACACTCCAAAATCATTAGAGCTTAGATATAAAGGAGTCCATCACGGTCCCCGTAACGTATATTTATGGGCTGATCTTATTAATGCTGCCTATGATGCAGCTCCTGAGCTAGTGGCAACGAATCAGCAATTCCAAATGCCTGGCGGAATTGTTCGAAGATCCTATTGCGCTGCATCAGGTCTTCTCCCTTCAGATGCCTGTTCTAAAGCAGGGCTCGTTACAACAGACTGGTATAATGCGAAGTTTCTTCCTACACAGGCTGACGATAGTTTTGCAGATGGAAAGTATGTCCTTATCGGAAATAAAAGATATCAGGCTTTGGATAACACACCAGAAGAATTTATCCATTCAGGTGTAGCAATTAGCCCTAAAATTTTTGAAGATAAGTATGGTATTTCTATCAAAGATGTATCACAATTAATACCGAATAAAGATAAATGGCAAGGCCTTTTAGTAGCTGATTCTAAATTAGAGGAAAACGGAAAGGCTCCTGGTGCACCGTCAATTAGTCAATCAAACTCGACCATCGTTTGGGGTACACATGCTGAAAATGATGTAATTGGCTATAGGATTTATCAAAAATCAGGAGAAAGTGTGAAAAAGGTTGGCAGCATCTCCGCTGGTGATTCGCTTTCTTTTCAAGCACAGAATGGAGAGTTCTATGTAACTGCTGTTGATATTGCAGGAAAAGAATCTGCTCCATCCAATATCATTCAAATTGGGCAGCCTGCTGAAACACCGACTAATACCGAAAATCCAGCCCAGCCTCCTAAAGAGGAAAATCCTAAGGATCCTCCTGGTGACGGTAACAGTAATGGCGATGGAAATGGAGGTAATCCTGAAGCACCGCCAACAGAGGAAATATAG